A region of Bos javanicus breed banteng chromosome 17, ARS-OSU_banteng_1.0, whole genome shotgun sequence DNA encodes the following proteins:
- the SUSD2 gene encoding sushi domain-containing protein 2 has protein sequence MKPTLLPWALLLLATVPGPGLRPAAGAQLSCSQRCGDQSGPCSCHPTCFGLASCCVDIRDFCLEISPYSGSMMGGKDFVVRHLNWSSPADSVICSFKESIQTHGYVDASGRVHCVSPLLYESGRIPFTLSMNNGRSFPRSGTWLSVHPSKVSDSEKSQLVNETHWQYYGTPGTQGNLTLTWNTSALPSDTVTIELWGYEETGKPYSQQWAAAWSYLYSLATNIHNSGSFTFTPKPAPQNFQRWEVGSLRIVDSRHSAGKPDVQAIWSNEHALAWHLGEDFRMDPVAWARNQCLAWEELEDQLPTFLEELPDCPCTLAQARADSGRFHTDYGCDLEQGSVCTYHPGAVHCVRSVQASPRYYSGQQCCYTADGTQLLTADSTGGSTPDRGHDWGSPPYRVPPRVPGLSHWIYDVISFYHCCLWAPECFRYMNRRPSSDCRSYRPPRLASAFGDPHFVTFDGTNFTFNGRGEYVLLEAALTDLRVQARTQTRVTPEGSQDRGTGLTAVAVQEANSDVVEVRLGDGAGVLQVLLNQEVLSFAEQRWMDLKGMFLSVAAGNRVSVMLTSEAGLEISLQGPFLSVAVLLPEKFLTHTQGLLGTFNNDPTDDFTLRSGEVLPPSASSRELFRFGADWAVQNASSLLTYDSKFLVENFKERPKHDPTFLPLFPEESSASPSQASAAADLCGDDSFCKFDVAATGSLSVGNASRVAHMQHRLRVQSLQPVVSCGWLAPPANGHKQGERYLVGSTVRFRCNNGYSLAGADASTCQADGTWSWPTPTCQPGRSYAVLLGIIFGGLGLVALVGLGYWLLRRRKSNTAVWGSQP, from the exons ATGAAGCCGACCCTGCTGCcctgggccctgctgctgctggcgACTGTCCCCGGCCCGGGCCTCCGGCCTGCTGCAG GTGCCCAGCTGAGCTGCTCCCAGCGCTGCGGAGACCAGAGCGGGCCATGTTCCTGCCACCCGACCTGCTTTGGCCTGGCCAGCTGCTGCGTGGACATCCGGGATTTCTGCCTGGAGATCTCGCCCTACTCTGGCTCCATGATGGGGGGCAAGGACTTTGTGGTCCGGCATCTCAACTGGTCCAGTCCCGCTGACAGCGTGATCTGCAG CTTCAAGGAGAGCATCCAGACCCACGGCTACGTGGACGCCTCCGGCCGAGTGCACTGCGTGTCGCCCCTGCTCTACGAGTCCGGCCGCATCCCGTTCACGCTCTCCATGAACAACGGCCGCTCCTTCCCGCGCTCGGGCACCTGGCTCTCTG TGCACCCAAGTAAAGTGTCGGACTCCGAGAAGAGCCAGCTGGTGAACGAGACCCACTGGCAGTACTACGGCACTCCTGGCACGCAGGGCAACCTCACCCTGACCTGGAACACCTCGGCCCTGCCCTCGGACACCGTCACCATCGAGCTGTGGGGCTACGAGGAGACGG GGAAGCCGTATTCCCAGCAGTGGGCAGCAGCGTGGTCATACCTGTATTCCTTGGCTACCAACATCCACAACTCCGGTTCCTTCACCTTCACGCCAAAACCTGCCCCGCAGAACTTCCAGAGATGGGAAGTGGGTTCCCTCCGCATCGTGGACAGCAGACACAGCGCAGGGAAGCC GGATGTGCAAGCGATCTGGAGCAACGAGCACGCACTGGCCTGGCACCTGGGTGAAGACTTCCGGATGGACCCTGTGGCCTGGGCCCGAAACCAGTGCCTGGCCTGGGAGGAGCTGGAGGACCAGCTGCCCACATTCCTGGAGGAGCTGCCCGACTGCCCCTGCACCCTGGCCCAGGCCCGGGCTGACTCCGGCCGCTTCCAC ACAGACTACGGCTGTGACCTGGAGCAGGGCAGCGTGTGCACCTACCACCCGGGCGCTGTGCACTGCGTGCGCTCGGTACAAGCCAG CCCCCGGTACTACTCGGGCCAGCAGTGCTGCTACACTGCGGACGGCACGCAGCTCCTGACTGCTGACTCCACCGGGGGCAGCACCCCGGACCGCGGCCACGACTGGGGCTCACCCCCCTACCGCGTGCCACCCCGCGTGCCGGGCCTCTCCCACTGGATCTACGACGTCATCAGCTTCTACCACTGCTGCCTCTGGGCACCTGAGTGCTTCCGCTACATGAACAGACGGCCCTCCAGCGACTGCCGCAGCTACCGGCCCCCGCGCCTGG CCTCCGCTTTCGGGGACCCACACTTCGTCACTTTCGACGGCACCAACTTCACATTCAACGGACGTGGCGAGTACGTGCTGTTGGAGGCAGCGCTGACCGACCTGCGGGTGCAGGCGCGGACCCAGACCAGGGTGACGCCAGAGG GCTCTCAGGACCGAGGCACGGGGCTGACTGCGGTGGCCGTCCAGGAGGCCAACTCAGACGTGGTAGAGGTCCGGCTGGGGGACGGGGCGGGGGTCCTGCAGGTGCTGCTGAACCAGGAGGTGCTCAGCTTTGCGGAGCAGCGTTGGATGGACCTGAAGG GTATGTTCCTGTCGGTAGCCGCTGGGAACAGAGTATCAGTCATGCTGACGTCAGAGGCCGGCCTGGAGATCAGCCTCCAAGGGCCATTCCTGAGTGTGGCGGTCCTGCTGCCTGAAAAGTTCCTGACCCACACGCAGGGCCTCCTCGGGACATTCAACAACGACCCAACCGATGACTTCACCCTGCGCAGTGGGGAGGTCCTGCCACCCAGCGCCAGTTCTCGAGAACTGTTCCGGTTCGGGGCTGACT GGGCCGTGCAGAATGCCTCCTCCCTGCTCACCTACGACTCCAAGTTCCTGGTGGAAAACTTCAAGGAACGGCCTAAGCATGACCCCACTTTCCTGCCCCTCTTCCCCGAGGAAAGCTCCGCGAGCCCCAGCCAGGCGAGTGCGGCAGCTGACCTGTGTGGGGACGACAGTTTCTGCAAATTCGACGTGGCGGCTACCGGGAGCCTGAGCGTGGGCAACGCCTCGCGAGTGGCCCACATGCAGCACCGGCTTCGCGTGCAGAGCCTGCAGCCCG TGGTGTCCTGCGGCTGGCTGGCCCCACCTGCCAACGGACACAAGCAGGGCGAGAGGTACCTGGTGGGCTCCACCGTCCGCTTCCGCTGCAACAACGGCTACAGCCTGGCTGGGGCAGACGCCAGCACCTGCCAGGCTGACGGCACCTGGTCCTGGCCCACCCCCACGTGCCAGCCAG GACGGAGCTACGCGGTGCTGCTGGGCATCATCTTTGGAGGCCTGGGGCTGGTGGCCCTGGTTGGGCTTGGCTACTGGCTCCTACGCCGCAGGAAGAGCAACAC GGCCGTCTGGGGTTCGCAGCCCTGA